A window of Calditerrivibrio sp. contains these coding sequences:
- a CDS encoding TRAP transporter substrate-binding protein codes for MSKKISRRQFIKTAGVAAAAGTALTIGAPAIHASQKYQWKMVTTWPPNFPVMGEGAVMLAKWIETMSEGRIKIHVYGAGELVPALEAFNAVSAGTVEMGHGASYYWAGKSQAAQFFAAVPFGMNAQGMNAWLYAGGGQQLWDEVYAAFNLKPFPAGNTGVQMGGWFRKEIKSVADIKGLKMRIPGLGGKVITKLGGSAINVAGGEIYSNLERGVIDATEWVGPYHDYLMGFYKVAKFYYYPGWHEPGTVLEAFINKKVYDSLPKDLQEIVYTAMYRSNAWMLATFEAKNNEYLQKLINEHKVNLKPFPKDVLQEFKKASVEVIEEITSKDPISKKVFNSFNAFSKKVDDWAKISEIPYYTSLM; via the coding sequence ATGAGTAAAAAAATTTCAAGAAGACAGTTCATTAAGACTGCAGGTGTTGCAGCAGCTGCGGGGACTGCTCTTACTATAGGGGCCCCTGCAATTCATGCAAGTCAAAAATACCAGTGGAAGATGGTTACCACGTGGCCACCCAATTTCCCGGTTATGGGTGAAGGTGCAGTTATGCTTGCCAAATGGATTGAAACGATGTCTGAGGGTAGGATCAAGATCCATGTATATGGGGCTGGTGAGCTTGTACCAGCATTAGAGGCTTTCAATGCTGTTAGTGCTGGTACCGTTGAGATGGGGCATGGGGCATCCTATTATTGGGCTGGTAAATCACAAGCTGCTCAATTCTTTGCTGCAGTGCCATTTGGTATGAATGCTCAAGGGATGAATGCCTGGCTTTATGCTGGTGGTGGACAGCAGCTTTGGGATGAAGTATATGCAGCGTTTAACCTTAAACCATTCCCTGCAGGTAACACAGGTGTACAGATGGGTGGATGGTTTAGAAAGGAGATCAAGTCTGTAGCTGACATCAAGGGCCTTAAGATGAGGATACCTGGTCTTGGAGGCAAAGTTATCACTAAGTTAGGTGGATCAGCTATAAATGTGGCAGGTGGTGAAATCTATTCAAACCTTGAAAGAGGTGTTATAGATGCTACAGAGTGGGTTGGCCCATACCATGATTACCTGATGGGATTTTATAAGGTTGCCAAATTTTATTACTATCCAGGATGGCATGAGCCAGGAACGGTACTTGAAGCATTTATAAACAAAAAGGTTTACGACTCTCTACCAAAAGATCTGCAGGAGATTGTATACACAGCTATGTACAGATCTAATGCCTGGATGCTTGCTACTTTTGAAGCGAAAAACAATGAGTACCTGCAAAAGTTGATCAATGAGCACAAAGTAAATCTAAAGCCTTTCCCTAAAGATGTTTTACAGGAGTTTAAAAAGGCATCTGTGGAAGTTATCGAGGAGATTACATCAAAGGATCCAATATCTAAAAAAGTATTTAATAGTTTTAATGCTTTTAGTAAGAAAGTGGATGACTGGGCTAAGATATCTGAGATACCCTACTATACTAGCCTTATGTAA